A stretch of Lactuca sativa cultivar Salinas chromosome 6, Lsat_Salinas_v11, whole genome shotgun sequence DNA encodes these proteins:
- the LOC128126770 gene encoding uncharacterized protein LOC128126770 has protein sequence MVAVVVDEAAVVVTVDGDSGEWWSVAVAVVVATVTVVVVVVVAVAVGGGRRWWWRQVVVGGSGGGGGNGDGGSGCGCGGSGGSGCGCGGSGGRWWCW, from the exons ATGGTGGCAGTGGTGGTGGAT gaggcggcggtggtggtgacGGTGGATGGTGATAGCGGTGAGTGGTGGTCGGTGgcagtggcggtggtggtggcaaCGGTGACGGTGGTAGTGGTTGTGGTTGTGGCGGTAGCGGTGGGAGGtgggaggcggtggtggtggcggcaAGTGGTGGTCGGTGgcagtggcggtggtggtggcaaCGGTGACGGTGGTAGTGGTTGTGGTTGTGGCGGTAGCGGTGGTAGTGGTTGTGGTTGTGGCGGTAGCGGTGGTCGGTGGTGGTGCTGGTGA